The following nucleotide sequence is from Amia ocellicauda isolate fAmiCal2 chromosome 14, fAmiCal2.hap1, whole genome shotgun sequence.
AGGTATTGACCAGCAGAAGTCACTATGGAGATCATGTATCGAGCTCTCCAAAGCAGTGAACCTTTTTTCTGTGCAATAGCTTCAAATGGTTAAATGCTTCACAAAGCTTTGTTTCCCATCACTATCTACTGGCTTCCTGCCCGTCATGGGCTTTAACTTCCTGCTGCATCTCTCGGTGCAACTGCTACTGCAGACTCACTAACACCTAGAAGGTTTTTCGTGTAGAGTGCAAGTATGCATGTGCACCTGTCAGTGGATAATAAATAAGAGGTTGACATTAGGACTGCAAACCCAGCTGAAAGAAAGATTGTTTGAAGTGTCTATGTGAGGAATACATTTGGAATgcaggagtgtgtgtgtctgtttgtgtgtgttgtatggcAAGCTGTggcatttaatccataattgctgatctcaagaattcaatttctgatatccaaaatacaatttctgatatctAGAATACAATTTCTTATATCAGGAATGATCtcgtatttttgatatcagcaattgtattcttgatatcaaaaatgcatactaattaacatccacttaaggattaaatgtcacaacagatttacaatttaaaatgttacattacCTTTGTTTCATTAattcttgttaaaatatatttagataGAATCATTTCTGATATTTTACATGACCTAAGTGAAAGTGAATAGTTATGTTATCAGTGGTTGTGTTTTCTCTGTACACACTGCTGTACAATGTACAATGTACAATGTGGAGGTCGAGGCACAAAGGGAACTGTgccattcaaatacatttgcaaaaggGAGAATTATTAATCAAGGCTGTCATTCAGAGTGGCAAGCTGTCATACAGTTGCCCAATCCATTTTGAACTGAATTGTGTCCTTGTTTCAGTTCTCCTACTTGTTCTTTGTGCTAGTCTTCTCCTCTGTTTCCCCATCTCCTttcccttctccttctccttctatTCAAAGTCCATTTCAGATGCAGTGAGTACTATTAAAATGAAGGTCATTCACACTTGTTGTCAGTCCTTGTGCTCTGCTGAGTATTTGTCAATCTGTAATTCTCTTGTCTTTGTCAATGCTTAGATCAGTGGTAGTATggccaacaaacacacaattgtCTATAATTAGGGTACACAAAAATATAATCCTGTATTACTATATTTGCACTGCATCACTAATAAAAAATTAAGCATTCATATTTTGGTTCCTTTTCTTGTCATGAAATTGATAAGCCAGTCAGACTTGTTTTTAAAGCGAGACATTTAAAcagtatttcaatatatattgcGACATGAAGTGAGGTATTTTAGGACCGCATGATTCCCGCATCTTCCCTTTTTCACAGTGATACCTCAACCTCACACACCTGCCGGCCAATGacgaacacacacacctgtgctGCATCTCATAGTGGCATAAAAGCTGACCGCAAACAACAATTGATGCAAAGTACCTGAGGGGAAACAAGAGAAGGGTGTATAGAAGTGCGAAAGTCCAAGTCTTGGTTCACCTCTCCTCCCGGCGGTGTGATAATGctgagaggaggatggagtgtgTTATTTTCAGTTTATAACAAAAGTTGACCTCATTCACTTCCCTCTGCTTTAGAACACTATAATCAGTAGATGACGAATAGTTAGAAAGCTGTGGGCTACAGCTGTGGTAGTGTGGTAGATGTGTACTTCATGTTAATTTCAAACCTTAACATTTCCCTTCAGTTTCTCAAACAGAGCAGGTGCAATCAGGTTGCCATCTGAGTCAACACACCAAGCACACTGTGCGCCAATGTGGATGAGTTTCTGTTTCCCTTTCTTCACCAGCAGCAGATTATGTGTTTTGAATGATTTACAGAACAGTCTCCAGTGAAAATAGCTGTTACATATGTCTATatcatattttcatttatataatttatttcttcTCTTGCTGCACATTGAAGTCACAgcattgcatttaaaaagtTTATCAGAACGGAATGACTGGAGGCAAGGGTGGGGAAAGATTTAAGTGTTTTTCATCGACTCCCTTTGAGTCACAGACATGTCTATGGGATCCTTACACATGTTCTATTTGTAGAGTGTAGCATTTGATGGCTGACAGGACACGGTCTACACTGGTGATGTGTCATCTTTGTCCCCTCAGGGTGTAACACCGATCTCCCTGGACCGTCCCATCCTATGAAGACAAGGGAAGGAGGCCAGCATCTTCTCCCTGCTGCTCTTGTAGATGAATATGTACATGATGGGGTCCAGTATAGCATTCACACTCAGTAGACCCAAGGCGATTTGGAATGGGAGGAAGATCCTCGACTCAAAGTGGCACTTGTCAGAGACGCTGATTACTCCTGCATACCTGACCATTCTGACCAGGTGGTACGGACCGAAGATCAGAAGGAACATGAGTACAATCAGGAGCAGGAGACCGTTGAACCTCCTCTTCTCCTGCCCACTGAGAGAGACCGAGCGGGCCAGGCTGCTCCGCACACGGAAGAACACGAACAGCAGGAACAGGAGGGGCAGGAGGAAGGTGAATGGGATGGAAACCAACTGGAAGAGAGCGAAATCAGTTTTGGAGGGGAACTCTTCCATGCACAGGGTGCTTGTGGTGTTTCCCTCAAATCCCATCTTAAAGCCCACAGCGACTGCAGAAGTGAAGAACAGCCACACAGCTAGACTCAGCAGGTAGACGTTCCTGACCATGCGCTGGCTCTGAAACCACAAAGGGTGCACGATGGCCAGGTATCGTTCCAGGGAGACACAGCACATGAAGCAGATGCTGACAAACAGGCTGATGTAGAACACACAGCCAATGATTTTGCAAGCAGCATGCCCGAAACGCCACTGATGGCCCCTGCTGTAGTAGTCCATCCAGAGGGGAAGGGTGCCGATCTGCAGGAGATCAGCGAGGAGGAGGTTGATGATGTAGATGGGCAGGGTGTAGTCAGTCTTGACCAGGCAGAACATGCCATAGAGCGCCAGGCAATTGGTGGGCAGCCCAATGCAGAAGACGCAGCCGTACAGCACCGGGAGGAAGATCTGGTCAGCGTTGAGGTCGATGTCACAGATTGTGGAGTTGTTCATGGCTGCAGTAGGAAGGGCAAGAAAAACAGTTTGTGTCTTTCTCCTCAGTGTTGGCTAGAGATGAGATTGAAGTTTTTCAGGGTCTGTGTATCAGTTACCCGCCAGCAAGGCTCCTATCTATTCAGTGCCGATTCATGTGGCGCATGTCAAATGCTGAGCCACTCTGCAGGGTTCCTTTTGAATTGTCTGGGATAGAAATCATTCCAGGGGCTTGCTTAGCTTTCCTGTAGCGTCATTTCCTAAGACTGGCAGGACCTCAATGCCACTTTGCCAGCCAGTGCATCTTTCTTCTGCAGTTTACAGGTAATGGGATCCCTCCTTTCAAATAATGCAGGGTTTCCAAATGCTCTGTCTGGCTGACACAAAAAGGAGGAAATGAAAAGAACACGACTAATATTGAGCCTCTCGTGCACGGTGCGAGGACTTCCTCTTTGAGTCTGTGCTTCTGAGGGTATTCACACTTCCCCCTTTCTCACACACTCGTTTAGTTTCTGCTGCTCAGTGCTGTCAGTGTTGGACCACCCACTCCAGCCCAGCTGAACAGAAAGGAGAATCACTGCATCCTCTGTGCAGACAGCACGTGGAAACTTAAGGCAATTTctgtagagaaaaaaaaagttaaatatagaACAATCTAGTTTTAGTTTTGAGGAAGCTATTTTGATAAGAGAAAATTGCCTAGCCAAAGCCACAAactatttatttctctctctcttaa
It contains:
- the LOC136768138 gene encoding G-protein coupled receptor 4-like — encoded protein: MNNSTICDIDLNADQIFLPVLYGCVFCIGLPTNCLALYGMFCLVKTDYTLPIYIINLLLADLLQIGTLPLWMDYYSRGHQWRFGHAACKIIGCVFYISLFVSICFMCCVSLERYLAIVHPLWFQSQRMVRNVYLLSLAVWLFFTSAVAVGFKMGFEGNTTSTLCMEEFPSKTDFALFQLVSIPFTFLLPLLFLLFVFFRVRSSLARSVSLSGQEKRRFNGLLLLIVLMFLLIFGPYHLVRMVRYAGVISVSDKCHFESRIFLPFQIALGLLSVNAILDPIMYIFIYKSSREKMLASFPCLHRMGRSREIGVTP